From Halorientalis litorea:
AGTTTCACCGCGAAGTCGAGCATCGCACGGTGGGCGTCGTTGATCTCCGCGGTGCGGTGGTTCGAGGCAACCTGCTCGGCCAACATCGGGTCCTCGGCGTAGATACGCAGAAGCGCGCCGTGGGCGACGATGCAGTAGAGGCAGTCGTTGACTCCGCTGACGGCGACGATTATCATCTCTATCTCCTCGCGTTCGAGGTCCGTCTCCTCCAACAGGGCGTCGTGGTAGTCGATGAACGCGCGGGCCTGCTGTGGCCGGTACCCGATGGCGGGGAAGACGTTCGGGGTGAACCCGGCGCGCTCTGACTCCTCCTCGATGCGGTCTTGGATGTCCTCGGGCAACTCCTCGATGTCCGGGACGGGAAACCGCGTCATCGGCTCGGTATCGTCTGCCATACCACTCGGTCGGGCGACGACGACTTAATCCTTGGCCGCGTCGCGGTCACTCCGCCAGCGCGTGTACCACAGGAGGACCCCGTAGCCGACGACGCCCAGCGCGAAGACGACGACGGGGATGACGAACGGGCCGACCTGTCGGAAGGCGTCGGAGACGAGCGCGACCATCGTCCACACTCGGGACCGCTGGGCGAAAAGTCCCACCCTTCGAACCGTGCGGCGGCACCACGCGGCCCCGCCCGCAACGTTCATTGGGTGTCCGTGCCGACGCGGTGACGTGTATCGCGCAGGTCACTTCGGCGTCGCGCTCATCGTCTACGCGCCCGTGGGAACCGCGCTCCTGTTCGCCGGGCGGGCGGACCTCGCGATTCTCGGGGAAGTGGCGATGCTCGCGCTGGCGATGGTCCCCGACTACGACTTGCGCGTCCCGTTCGTGAAACACCGGGGCATCACACACACCGTCTGGTTCGCGCTCCTCGTCGGCGTTGTCGGCAGTGGGGCAGGGTGGCTGCTGGGCGGCCGCCCGGAGGTACCCACGTCGAACGAACTCGTGGTCTTCGGGTTCGCCATCGGCACGCTCGCCGTCGGTGCCCACCTCCTCGCGGACGCCTTGACGCCGATGGGCATTACGCCGTTCTGGCCCCTCTCCTCGCGGAACTACACGCTCGCAGTGGCGCGAGCCAGCAACACCGTGGCGAACTACGGGTTGCTCGGTATCGGCGCGCTCGTCACCGCACTCGTGTTGGCCGTGGCCGGACAGC
This genomic window contains:
- a CDS encoding peroxidase-related enzyme (This protein belongs to a clade of uncharacterized proteins related to peroxidases such as the alkylhydroperoxidase AhpD.), encoding MADDTEPMTRFPVPDIEELPEDIQDRIEEESERAGFTPNVFPAIGYRPQQARAFIDYHDALLEETDLEREEIEMIIVAVSGVNDCLYCIVAHGALLRIYAEDPMLAEQVASNHRTAEINDAHRAMLDFAVKLTEDPAAVEDEDIERVMDHGFSRKAIWDIGNVTAFYNLSNRMAHLADMRPNEEFYTLGRD
- a CDS encoding metal-dependent hydrolase, translating into MYRAGHFGVALIVYAPVGTALLFAGRADLAILGEVAMLALAMVPDYDLRVPFVKHRGITHTVWFALLVGVVGSGAGWLLGGRPEVPTSNELVVFGFAIGTLAVGAHLLADALTPMGITPFWPLSSRNYTLAVARASNTVANYGLLGIGALVTALVLAVAGQPP